From Juglans regia cultivar Chandler chromosome 9, Walnut 2.0, whole genome shotgun sequence:
GAGACTTACCCATTTGCTGTCCGCAATAGGGTAGATGATTCCCACAtcaagtaattttaaaatctctgtTTTTACCACCTCTTTCATGATAGGATTTAATCTCCTTTGCATCTCCCTAGAAACTTTAAGATTTTCCTCTAAGTAAATCCTATGAGTGCACACAAGAGGATTTATACCTTTTATATCTGCGATTGTCCACCCAATGGCACCTTTGTGTTGCTTTAAGACTTCCATCGATTTTCCTTCTTGATCATGAGAGAGTTGGGCTGAAATCACCACTGGGAAGGTGTTGTCCGGTCCCAGAAATGCATATTTTAAGTCATTTGGCAATGGCTTCAGCTCTAAGGTTGGGATTTCATTTGCTGAAGGCTTCAAACTTGCTGTCAATGGTGGGAGTTGCTCAATCTTTGGCCTCCATTTAGTctccaatttattttctgcattaaaaaCATGAGAAACATCAATGGGGGCGTCATCAGTGAGGagttcacaaaaattttctaacTCAAACAGCAGGTTAGTGGGCTGGTATGCCAAATAAGTCTCCTCCTCAAGGATGCTTTCCAACAGATTCACTTCTTGTACATCTTCCAAGTCTTGAGGTTGcctacaaatattgaaaatatttagttcaagggtcatgttcccaaaactcagctttaaaacaccactcctacaatttattaatgcatttgaagTAGCAAGAAAAGGTCTCCCAAGAATCACAAGTGcttgaaaagaagattttggtgtcaagtgaacatccaacacaacaaaatcaacgggataaaagaatttatccacTTGAACCAAGACATCCTCAACAACTCCTCTTGGCATTTTAATAGACCTATCCGCTAGTTGTAAAATGATAGGAGTTGGTTTTAATTCCCCCAAACCAAGTTGCTCATAAACATTATAAGGAACTAAATTCACACTTGAGCCTAGATCTAACAATGCTTGACCAATTTTTGAACTTCCTATAACACAAGCAATTGTTGGTGAACCGGggtctttatattttggtggggtattGCTCTGAATTATGGCACTGACCTGCTTAGTAAGAAAAgctttcttttgcacatttaacTTTCTTTTAACCATACACAAATCATTTAGAAACTTAGCATATGCAGGAATTTGTTGAATAGCATCTAACAAAGGGATATTAATCCTAACATgtttgaatatttctaaaatttcagattggtgtttgtctttgtgcagaggaaccaatctttgaggaaaaggagcaggtacaggacatgaaatattttcagtttcagtttcattttgttcaaactcacCATTTTCAGCGTCATTTTGTACAGGTTTAGAGACCTTACCAGCCTTGTCTGAACCTTGAGCTGGAATGTTCACCACCCtaccatttctcaaagtagTGACAGCCTTCACTTGCCTCACATTTGAACTCTCAACCGCTCCTTGTGGTGGCTGACTTTGTGGATTGGGTTGATGTTGTGCAggaagttttcctttctcttgagaGCTCCATGCCGTAGTCATTTTTGTAAGTGTGCTCCGAATGTCATTTATCGCTTGagagttttgattgttgattgttgcTTGACCTTGCATAAACTGCTGCAAGGTGTTTGACAATTGATGCATTGTCTCCTCAAGTCCCTTCTTTTGCATTGGAGGTGCTTGAATTGC
This genomic window contains:
- the LOC118349449 gene encoding uncharacterized protein LOC118349449; the protein is MQKKGLEETMHQLSNTLQQFMQGQATINNQNSQAINDIRSTLTKMTTAWSSQEKGKLPAQHQPNPQSQPPQGAVESSNVRQVKAVTTLRNGRVVNIPAQGSDKAGKVSKPVQNDAENGEFEQNETETENISCPVPAPFPQRLVPLHKDKHQSEILEIFKHVRINIPLLDAIQQIPAYAKFLNDLCMVKRKLNVQKKAFLTKQVSAIIQSNTPPKYKDPGSPTIACVIGSSKIGQALLDLGSSVNLVPYNVYEQLGLGELKPTPIILQLADRSIKMPRGVVEDVLVQVDKFFYPVDFVVLDVHLTPKSSFQALVILGRPFLATSNALINCRSGVLKLSFGNMTLELNIFNICRQPQDLEDVQEVNLLESILEEETYLAYQPTNLLFELENFCELLTDDAPIDVSHVFNAENKLETKWRPKIEQLPPLTASLKPSANEIPTLELKPLPNDLKYAFLGPDNTFPVVISAQLSHDQEGKSMEVLKQHKGAIGWTIADIKALKYLLSKNDAKPRLIRWILLLQEFDLIIKDKKGAENVVADHLSRLTFAGQTPPHWSAQDIRKFNHEDIMGKILIYMGIFGNTQLAQQHEMALKHTEKDCKAESEARNGMVLGCALQGEMLGRSKRRARKRETQRRNTGLRRAHYRTKRAAEMEKWNASGLEQNTCTADVKCWELERDPGLTHGCSKRRKSRCEMQNWAGRNTKRTKRRGETWICAAHCKDALRRIETHEEELKTQMQTCAELRQNAGNGDETRTSRTRAGADSKRTARRAKRSGLRGKMHSIKRNFFAVRLSLFFPDLFSFGGSVLPLHFYFQFFSLLHFFLFCRFLLFLVSDFSILERYSLFFIQPLSLETVYDDVRF